A window of the Pseudomonas fluorescens genome harbors these coding sequences:
- a CDS encoding flavin-containing monooxygenase: MQTYQVLIIGSGFGGQCAAVNLLKAGVDDFRLLERRDFFGGTWCQNTYPGAAVDVPSPLYSLSFAPYRWTQMFAEQAELHRYTDHVVERFGLRDRVELNANVERVEWDDTEKRWAVHTGTKGTFYAQFLINATGPLSQPVIPHFPGQDRFQGKTFHTNNWDHSYDYHGKRVAIVGSGASAAQVIPAIAPKVARLHVFQRTAHWVLPRADRTFGRFQRWLLGLKPAYKLLRWMIYWQFETRVIAFKYSKPAIHMVQRQALKFLERQVTDPELRKKLTPDFTIGCKRVLLSSTYYPALTRPNVTLHSREQGIASLDETGIVTTDGQHIAVDLIVWSTGYDATDGVISYPVSGKNAVQLRDVWAQYPRAYLGTSLPDFPNLFIVTGPNTGIGHTSALFIIESQMNYILDCIRTLQAKGLRSIEVRPEAERTYTQMIHREMERTVWKTGGCHSWYQSRSGHVIAMFPGFSFSYHRLTRALKPADHILS; this comes from the coding sequence ATGCAAACCTACCAAGTGTTGATCATCGGCAGCGGTTTTGGCGGCCAGTGCGCGGCGGTCAATCTGCTAAAGGCCGGTGTCGACGACTTTCGCTTGCTGGAACGCCGGGACTTTTTCGGCGGCACCTGGTGCCAGAACACTTACCCCGGTGCAGCGGTGGATGTGCCGTCGCCGCTGTATTCGCTGTCGTTTGCGCCTTACCGCTGGACGCAGATGTTCGCCGAACAGGCCGAACTGCACCGCTACACCGACCATGTGGTCGAACGCTTCGGCCTGCGCGACCGTGTCGAACTGAACGCCAACGTCGAACGCGTCGAATGGGACGACACCGAAAAACGCTGGGCCGTGCACACCGGCACCAAGGGCACTTTTTATGCGCAGTTCCTGATCAATGCCACCGGGCCGTTGAGCCAACCCGTCATCCCACACTTCCCCGGCCAGGATCGCTTTCAGGGCAAGACCTTTCATACAAACAATTGGGATCACAGCTACGACTATCACGGTAAACGAGTGGCGATTGTCGGCAGTGGCGCCAGTGCGGCCCAAGTGATTCCGGCGATTGCACCGAAGGTCGCCCGATTGCACGTGTTTCAGCGCACCGCGCACTGGGTGCTGCCCCGGGCCGACCGTACATTCGGGCGATTTCAGCGTTGGCTGCTGGGTCTGAAACCGGCCTACAAACTGCTGCGCTGGATGATCTACTGGCAGTTCGAAACCCGGGTCATCGCCTTCAAGTATTCGAAACCGGCGATTCACATGGTGCAGCGCCAGGCCCTGAAGTTTCTCGAACGCCAGGTGACTGACCCCGAATTGCGGAAAAAACTGACACCGGACTTCACCATCGGCTGCAAGCGGGTGTTGCTCTCCAGCACCTACTACCCGGCGCTGACCCGGCCCAACGTCACGTTGCACAGCCGCGAACAAGGCATCGCCAGCCTCGACGAAACCGGCATCGTCACCACGGACGGCCAGCACATCGCCGTCGATCTGATCGTCTGGTCGACCGGTTACGACGCCACCGACGGCGTGATTTCCTACCCGGTCAGCGGAAAAAACGCCGTGCAACTACGCGACGTCTGGGCGCAATATCCGCGCGCCTACCTCGGCACCAGCCTGCCGGACTTTCCCAACCTGTTTATCGTCACCGGGCCGAACACCGGCATCGGTCACACCTCGGCGCTTTTCATCATCGAATCGCAGATGAACTACATCCTCGACTGCATCCGTACCTTGCAGGCCAAAGGTCTGCGCAGCATCGAAGTTCGCCCCGAAGCAGAACGTACCTACACTCAGATGATTCACCGGGAGATGGAGCGCACGGTCTGGAAAACCGGCGGCTGCCACAGTTGGTATCAAAGCAGGAGCGGTCATGTGATCGCGATGTTCCCCGGCTTCAGTTTCAGCTACCACCGGTTGACCCGGGCGCTGAAACCGGCCGACCACATTCTGTCTTGA
- a CDS encoding diguanylate cyclase, translating into MGRSGGKGLSLARRLYTSRTLGLVLGLLCVSVAMYPLDPPAWVWALMLFNGLVWPHLAYQWARRAKVPYHAEHRNLLIDAFLGGFWVAAMHFNPLPSATTISMMAMNNVAIGGLRFLLAGAAAQLLGIGVGLVVFAPAFVPMTTPAQLYACLPLLMLYPLALGWICFRQAYTLGLHKRELLALSRTDSLTGLLNHGAWKDQLEIEFERCKRQQTGAAIALIDIDHFKAINDTYGHVAGDIVLRQLSKMLKQNLRMADVAGRYGGDEFCVILPDLPLFNAAQAMEALRERFSFLVYEQSPALKVSLSIGLAALDPSHGDATRWLDDADQALYEAKAGGRNRVICCSDDKPRREVFDSV; encoded by the coding sequence ATGGGAAGATCGGGAGGAAAAGGACTTTCACTGGCCAGGAGGCTCTATACATCGCGAACCCTCGGGCTGGTCCTGGGGCTATTGTGTGTGAGCGTCGCGATGTACCCACTCGACCCACCGGCCTGGGTCTGGGCGCTGATGCTGTTCAACGGCCTGGTCTGGCCGCACCTCGCGTATCAATGGGCCCGCCGGGCGAAGGTTCCTTACCACGCCGAGCACCGCAACCTGTTGATCGACGCCTTCCTCGGTGGCTTCTGGGTCGCCGCCATGCACTTCAATCCCTTGCCCAGTGCCACGACCATTTCGATGATGGCGATGAACAACGTCGCCATCGGTGGCCTGCGTTTTCTACTGGCCGGGGCGGCGGCGCAGTTGCTCGGCATCGGCGTTGGACTGGTGGTGTTTGCCCCCGCGTTCGTCCCGATGACCACACCGGCGCAACTCTATGCCTGTCTGCCGTTGTTGATGCTGTATCCGCTGGCTCTGGGCTGGATCTGCTTTCGCCAGGCCTACACCCTCGGCCTGCACAAACGTGAATTGCTGGCCCTGAGCCGCACCGACAGCCTCACCGGTCTGCTCAATCACGGCGCCTGGAAGGATCAGCTGGAAATCGAATTCGAACGCTGCAAACGCCAGCAAACCGGTGCCGCGATTGCGCTGATCGACATCGACCACTTCAAGGCAATCAACGACACCTACGGCCACGTGGCCGGCGATATCGTCCTGCGTCAGCTGAGCAAGATGCTCAAGCAGAACCTGCGCATGGCCGATGTGGCGGGGCGCTACGGCGGCGACGAGTTTTGCGTGATTCTGCCGGACTTGCCGCTGTTCAATGCGGCGCAGGCGATGGAAGCCTTGCGTGAGCGTTTTTCCTTTCTGGTGTACGAACAGAGCCCGGCACTGAAGGTCAGCCTGAGCATTGGTCTGGCGGCGCTCGATCCGTCCCATGGCGACGCGACACGTTGGCTGGATGACGCCGATCAGGCGCTGTATGAAGCCAAGGCCGGTGGGCGGAACCGGGTGATTTGCTGCAGTGACGACAAGCCACGGCGCGAGGTATTCGATTCGGTTTGA
- a CDS encoding M20/M25/M40 family metallo-hydrolase: MTFKFPRSLLAAGLGLTLSLATAGAFAEPHKQVLADAEQYKPEALKLLERLVNIDSGSGDEKGLKQVSEIAIDELKKLGATIELVPNTPEKTNHVLATLKGTGKAKILLMAHMDTVFKEGSAAERPFHIKDGRAYGPGVMDDKGGIVAGIYALKILKNLDFKDYAQITFLLDASEETGSDVATDLIKKTAKLHDFTLNLEPGRPADGLVVWRKGSATALVEVKGKAAHAGVAPELGRNAAMEAAHQILQLGKLGDEAKKTTINFTVLKSGDRTNVIPDQATAKADVRAAVPEEFDRIEKDLARVSQDKLIPDTEVKTSLQRGLPPMPQTAESDRLMAMAQGIYGEIGRKLTEEGSGGAADASLSAGVGTPTLDGFGIVGGNIHTPEEYAEVESVAPRIYLLSRMIMELAKGQ, encoded by the coding sequence ATGACGTTCAAATTCCCTCGTTCCCTGCTGGCCGCCGGTCTCGGCCTGACCCTCTCTCTCGCCACCGCTGGCGCCTTTGCCGAACCGCACAAACAAGTGCTGGCCGACGCCGAGCAATACAAACCCGAAGCCCTGAAACTGCTGGAGCGGCTGGTCAACATCGACTCCGGTTCCGGTGATGAAAAAGGCCTGAAACAAGTCAGCGAAATCGCCATCGATGAGCTGAAAAAGCTCGGCGCCACAATCGAGCTGGTGCCCAACACCCCGGAAAAAACCAACCACGTACTCGCCACGCTGAAAGGCACCGGCAAGGCGAAAATCCTGCTGATGGCGCACATGGACACGGTGTTCAAGGAAGGCTCCGCCGCCGAACGACCGTTCCACATCAAGGACGGCCGTGCCTACGGGCCGGGCGTGATGGACGACAAGGGCGGGATCGTCGCCGGCATCTACGCGCTGAAAATTCTGAAGAACCTCGACTTCAAGGACTACGCGCAAATCACCTTTCTGCTCGATGCCAGCGAAGAAACCGGCTCGGACGTCGCCACCGACCTGATCAAGAAAACCGCCAAACTCCACGACTTCACCCTCAATCTCGAGCCGGGCCGTCCGGCGGATGGTCTGGTGGTGTGGCGCAAGGGCAGCGCCACCGCGCTGGTCGAGGTCAAGGGCAAGGCTGCCCACGCCGGCGTCGCGCCGGAACTGGGGCGCAATGCGGCGATGGAGGCGGCGCATCAGATTCTGCAACTGGGCAAACTCGGCGACGAAGCCAAGAAAACCACCATCAACTTCACCGTGCTCAAGTCCGGTGACCGCACCAACGTGATCCCGGACCAGGCCACGGCCAAGGCTGATGTGCGGGCGGCGGTGCCGGAAGAATTCGACCGGATCGAGAAGGATCTGGCGCGGGTGTCGCAGGACAAGTTGATTCCTGATACCGAGGTGAAGACCTCGCTGCAACGCGGCTTGCCACCGATGCCGCAGACGGCGGAGTCGGATCGTTTGATGGCGATGGCTCAGGGGATTTATGGCGAGATTGGCCGTAAGTTGACCGAAGAAGGTAGCGGCGGGGCGGCGGATGCCAGTTTGTCGGCCGGGGTAGGGACGCCGACGCTGGACGGGTTCGGGATTGTTGGCGGCAATATTCATACGCCGGAGGAATACGCGGAAGTGGAGAGCGTGGCGCCGCGGATTTATCTGTTGTCGCGGATGATTATGGAGTTGGCGAAGGGGCAGTGA
- a CDS encoding isocitrate lyase/PEP mutase family protein, with protein MTRLSHQDLRRNFRQLLASDTCYHTASVFDPMSARIAADLGFEVGILGGSVASLQVLGAPDFALITLSEFAEQATRIGRVAQLPVIADADHGYGNALNVMRTIVELERAGVAALTIEDTLLPAQFGRKSTDLITVAEGVGKIRAALEARVDSEMAIIARTNAGILPNQEIISRTKQYQAAGADGICMVGIQDFDQLEQIAEHLTVPLMLVTYGNPALRDDKRLAELGVRLTIDGHGAYFAAIKATYDSLREQRQIFTQASDLSATELTHTYTQPEEYILWAKEYMSVKE; from the coding sequence ATGACCAGGCTTTCTCATCAAGATTTGCGCCGTAACTTCCGTCAGCTGCTGGCTTCCGACACCTGCTATCACACCGCCTCGGTGTTCGATCCGATGTCCGCCCGCATCGCCGCTGACCTAGGTTTTGAAGTAGGGATTCTCGGCGGCTCGGTCGCCTCATTGCAGGTCTTGGGGGCTCCGGACTTTGCCCTGATCACCCTCAGCGAATTCGCTGAACAGGCCACCCGCATCGGCCGCGTCGCCCAACTGCCGGTGATCGCCGACGCCGACCACGGCTACGGCAACGCGCTCAACGTGATGCGCACCATCGTCGAACTGGAACGCGCCGGCGTCGCCGCGCTGACCATCGAAGACACCCTGCTGCCAGCACAATTCGGCCGTAAATCCACCGACCTGATCACCGTCGCCGAAGGCGTCGGCAAGATCCGCGCGGCACTGGAAGCCCGGGTCGATTCGGAAATGGCGATCATCGCCCGGACCAACGCCGGCATCCTGCCGAACCAGGAAATCATCAGCCGCACCAAGCAGTACCAGGCCGCCGGTGCCGACGGTATCTGCATGGTCGGGATCCAGGACTTCGACCAGCTCGAGCAAATCGCCGAACACCTGACCGTCCCGCTGATGCTGGTGACCTACGGCAACCCGGCGCTGCGCGACGACAAACGCCTGGCCGAACTGGGTGTGCGCTTGACCATCGACGGCCACGGTGCTTACTTCGCGGCAATCAAGGCGACTTACGACAGCCTGCGCGAACAACGCCAGATATTCACCCAGGCCTCGGACCTGAGCGCCACCGAACTGACCCACACCTACACCCAGCCTGAGGAATACATCCTCTGGGCCAAGGAATACATGAGCGTCAAAGAGTAA
- the astA gene encoding arginine N-succinyltransferase, producing MIVRPVQVSDLPALMTLVQQAGPGFTTLPANEDRLAHRVRWAQRAFAEQVERADADYLFVLEDDEQRVVGVSALAGAVGLREPWYNYRVGLTVSSAPDLGIQRQIPTLFLNNELTGQSELCSLFLRHDQRHGSNGRLLSLGRLLFVAEFQHLFGEKMIAELRGSADEQGCSPFWDSLGRHFFQMDFSHADHLSGLGNKAFIAELMPRQPLYTCLLTEQAQAVIGQAHPNTEPALKILQSEGFAHKGYIDIFDGGPVIEAPIRSIRTVRDSLELTLSIGTPDDQAPLWLIHNRRLENCRITVAPGRRVGSSLVIDRLTAKRLQLQPGNSVRAVPLPNQQQQAVAA from the coding sequence ATGATTGTCCGTCCGGTTCAAGTCAGCGACCTGCCAGCATTGATGACGCTGGTGCAACAGGCCGGGCCGGGTTTCACCACCCTGCCCGCCAACGAAGATCGCCTGGCCCACCGGGTACGCTGGGCACAGCGCGCCTTCGCCGAACAGGTCGAGCGGGCCGATGCCGATTACCTGTTCGTGCTTGAAGACGACGAACAGCGAGTGGTCGGCGTCAGCGCCTTGGCCGGGGCCGTCGGCCTGCGTGAGCCCTGGTACAACTATCGGGTCGGGCTGACCGTGAGTTCGGCGCCAGACCTTGGCATTCAGCGGCAGATCCCGACGCTGTTCCTCAACAATGAACTGACCGGCCAATCGGAGCTGTGTTCGCTGTTCCTGCGCCACGACCAGCGCCACGGCAGCAATGGACGCCTGCTGTCGCTGGGACGCTTACTGTTTGTCGCCGAATTCCAGCACCTGTTCGGCGAGAAGATGATCGCCGAACTGCGCGGCAGTGCCGACGAACAAGGCTGTTCGCCGTTCTGGGACAGCCTGGGCCGGCACTTCTTCCAGATGGACTTCAGCCACGCCGACCACCTGTCCGGGCTGGGCAACAAGGCCTTCATCGCCGAACTGATGCCGCGTCAGCCGCTGTACACCTGCCTGCTCACCGAACAGGCCCAGGCCGTGATCGGTCAGGCCCACCCCAACACCGAACCGGCACTGAAAATCCTTCAGTCCGAGGGTTTTGCTCACAAAGGCTACATCGACATTTTTGACGGCGGCCCAGTGATCGAAGCACCGATCCGCAGCATCCGCACCGTGCGCGACAGCCTGGAACTGACCCTGAGCATCGGCACCCCGGACGATCAGGCGCCGCTGTGGCTGATCCACAACCGCCGTCTGGAAAACTGCCGCATCACCGTCGCGCCGGGCCGTCGGGTCGGCAGTAGTCTGGTGATCGACCGCCTCACCGCCAAACGCCTGCAATTGCAGCCGGGCAACTCGGTGCGGGCGGTGCCGCTGCCCAATCAACAGCAGCAGGCGGTGGCGGCCTGA
- a CDS encoding arginine N-succinyltransferase: protein MLVLRPVEPNDLPQLQQLARDSLVGVTSLPDDSEHLGEKIAASCASFDSDAAAQGPENYFFVLEDLDNRRLVGCSEILATAGHDEPFYSLRNRHFTSASRELNIEHGVPALSLCHDLSGHTLLRGFHIDSALVRTPFSELLSRARLLFIAAHTPRFAEAVITEIVGYSDEQGHSPFWDALGKHFFDLPYVEAERLCGLQSRTFLAELMPQYPIYVPMLPQAAQDCIGRVHPDGQEAFDILEREGFETNSYIDLFDAGPTLYARTANIRSIAQSQTATVQEEPAIDARGRYLVSNDALHGFRAVVAELDYQPGQPLALDPALCAALDVRAGGTIRVIAL, encoded by the coding sequence ATGCTGGTCTTACGTCCAGTCGAGCCAAACGACCTGCCTCAATTGCAACAATTGGCGCGAGACAGCCTGGTGGGCGTCACATCCCTGCCGGACGACAGCGAGCACCTGGGCGAAAAAATCGCCGCGTCCTGCGCCTCGTTCGACAGCGATGCGGCGGCTCAGGGCCCGGAGAATTACTTCTTCGTGCTGGAAGATCTGGACAACCGCCGACTGGTCGGCTGCTCGGAGATCCTCGCCACCGCCGGCCACGACGAACCGTTCTACAGTTTGCGCAACCGCCACTTCACCAGTGCTTCGCGGGAGCTGAACATCGAGCACGGCGTGCCGGCATTGTCGCTGTGCCACGACCTGAGCGGGCATACGCTGCTGCGTGGTTTTCACATCGACTCGGCGCTGGTGCGCACGCCATTTTCCGAATTGCTGTCGCGGGCACGCCTGCTGTTCATCGCCGCCCACACGCCGCGTTTTGCCGAAGCGGTGATTACCGAAATCGTCGGTTACAGCGACGAGCAAGGGCATTCACCGTTCTGGGATGCACTGGGCAAACATTTTTTCGACCTGCCCTACGTCGAGGCCGAACGCCTGTGCGGCCTGCAGAGCCGTACGTTTCTCGCCGAACTGATGCCGCAATACCCGATCTACGTGCCGATGCTGCCGCAGGCGGCGCAAGACTGCATCGGCCGCGTCCACCCGGACGGACAGGAAGCCTTCGACATTCTTGAGCGCGAGGGTTTTGAAACCAACAGCTACATCGATCTGTTCGATGCCGGCCCGACCCTGTATGCACGCACCGCCAACATCCGTTCGATCGCGCAAAGCCAGACCGCTACGGTTCAGGAGGAACCAGCGATCGATGCTCGCGGTCGCTATCTGGTGAGCAACGATGCTCTGCATGGCTTTCGGGCGGTGGTCGCCGAGCTGGATTACCAGCCCGGTCAGCCCCTGGCGCTCGACCCGGCCCTGTGCGCGGCGCTCGACGTCCGCGCTGGCGGCACGATCCGGGTGATCGCCCTGTGA
- a CDS encoding APC family permease, producing the protein MEIEEFGYKQELKRSLTLTDLVVYGMIFMIPIAPFGVYGYVNAEAPGMVPLAYIIGMVAMVFTALSYGSMARAFPIAGSVYSYAQRGLNQHVGFIAGWLMLLDYLLIPPLLYVYAAMALNHLYPDIPKVGFILAFLVSATFVNLRGITFTARMNILFLLAQLVVLGIFLFYAWNALHNGGGNGQLTLAPLYHPETFNFALLMQAVSIAVLSFLGFDAISTLAEEIKGDPGRSVGKAALITLVVMGVIFVAQTWIATDLAAGMGFKSADTAFYEIAEIAAGSWLATLTGVATALAWGVAVAITSQAAVSRLLFGMARDGKLPKVLAKVHPKHNTPYLSIYLVAVLSLVICYLFINSVDTLTSLVNFGALSGFMLLHLTVINYYWRRQKSGQVIRHLICPVIGFIIVAAIMYNMGVDAQKLGLIWIALGLVYLFFLNKLGASTALPDPSNG; encoded by the coding sequence ATGGAAATAGAAGAGTTCGGCTACAAACAGGAGTTGAAACGTAGCCTGACACTGACCGACCTGGTGGTGTACGGGATGATCTTCATGATCCCCATCGCCCCGTTCGGCGTGTATGGCTACGTCAACGCCGAGGCACCGGGGATGGTGCCTCTGGCGTACATCATCGGCATGGTGGCGATGGTCTTCACCGCGCTGAGTTACGGCAGCATGGCCCGAGCCTTTCCGATTGCCGGATCGGTGTATTCCTACGCCCAACGGGGCCTGAATCAACACGTCGGCTTCATCGCCGGTTGGCTGATGCTGCTCGACTATCTGCTGATTCCGCCGCTGCTTTACGTCTATGCGGCAATGGCGCTCAACCACTTGTACCCGGACATCCCGAAAGTCGGTTTCATTCTGGCGTTCCTGGTCAGCGCGACCTTCGTCAACCTGCGCGGCATCACCTTCACCGCTCGCATGAACATCCTGTTCCTGCTGGCGCAACTCGTGGTGCTGGGGATTTTCCTGTTTTACGCCTGGAATGCCCTGCACAACGGCGGCGGCAACGGCCAACTGACCTTGGCGCCGCTATATCACCCGGAAACCTTCAACTTCGCCCTGCTGATGCAAGCGGTGTCGATTGCGGTGCTGTCGTTCCTCGGCTTCGATGCGATCTCCACCCTCGCCGAAGAGATCAAGGGCGATCCGGGCCGCAGCGTCGGCAAAGCGGCTTTGATCACGCTGGTAGTGATGGGGGTGATTTTCGTTGCGCAAACCTGGATCGCCACCGATCTGGCAGCGGGCATGGGCTTCAAGTCCGCCGACACTGCGTTCTATGAAATCGCCGAAATCGCTGCCGGCAGCTGGCTGGCGACCCTGACCGGCGTGGCCACGGCACTGGCCTGGGGCGTGGCGGTGGCGATCACTTCGCAAGCGGCGGTTTCGCGCCTGCTGTTCGGCATGGCCCGCGACGGCAAGTTGCCGAAAGTGCTGGCCAAGGTCCACCCAAAACACAACACGCCCTACCTGAGCATTTATCTGGTGGCGGTGCTGTCGCTGGTGATCTGCTACCTGTTCATCAATTCGGTAGACACCCTGACTTCGCTGGTCAACTTCGGCGCCCTGAGCGGCTTCATGCTGCTGCACCTGACCGTGATCAATTACTACTGGCGCCGGCAGAAGTCCGGCCAGGTGATCCGTCACCTGATCTGCCCGGTGATCGGCTTCATCATCGTCGCGGCCATCATGTACAACATGGGCGTCGATGCACAGAAACTCGGCCTGATCTGGATCGCACTAGGTCTGGTGTACCTGTTCTTCCTGAACAAGCTCGGCGCCAGTACCGCGCTGCCTGACCCGAGCAATGGCTGA
- a CDS encoding N-formylglutamate amidohydrolase, producing MHACTESVELGLYTRPVYNLSREDSTHPLILVCEHASRYIPEALNNLGLDDTAAREHIAWDIGALALAEQLSEQLGATLLSANYSRLLIDLNRPRHAPDSIPAQSEIYQVPGNRELDEATREYRRQCLFKPFHTRLQQLIDTRLAEGRPVRVVGIHSFTPVYYGQPRELEVGVLFGQARAYAQRMLDGLERHPLKVAGNQPYRIDPLGDMTVPVHGDARGLDSVLIEVRNDLLRSPEAVTRWANYLAPLL from the coding sequence ATGCACGCCTGTACTGAATCCGTTGAGCTTGGGTTGTACACCCGACCGGTCTACAACCTGAGCCGTGAAGATTCGACGCACCCACTGATTCTGGTGTGCGAACACGCCAGCCGCTACATCCCCGAGGCCCTGAACAATCTGGGCCTGGATGACACGGCGGCGCGCGAACACATCGCCTGGGACATTGGCGCCCTGGCGCTGGCCGAGCAACTGTCGGAGCAACTGGGTGCGACGCTGCTGAGCGCCAACTATTCGCGCCTGCTGATTGACCTCAACCGCCCCCGGCATGCGCCCGACAGCATTCCGGCGCAGAGCGAGATCTATCAGGTGCCGGGCAACCGCGAGCTCGACGAGGCCACCCGCGAATACCGTCGCCAGTGCCTGTTCAAGCCGTTTCACACGCGGCTGCAACAACTGATCGATACACGTCTGGCCGAAGGTCGGCCGGTGCGGGTGGTGGGGATTCACAGTTTCACCCCGGTGTACTACGGCCAGCCGCGCGAGCTGGAAGTCGGCGTGCTGTTCGGTCAGGCCAGAGCCTACGCCCAACGGATGCTCGACGGTCTGGAGCGACATCCGCTGAAAGTCGCCGGCAACCAGCCGTACAGGATCGACCCGCTGGGTGACATGACCGTACCGGTACACGGCGATGCGCGGGGCCTTGATTCGGTGTTGATCGAAGTGCGCAACGACCTGCTGCGCAGCCCGGAAGCGGTGACCCGCTGGGCGAATTATCTGGCGCCATTGCTGTAA
- a CDS encoding glutamine synthetase, translating to MSERLSPLPMTTIVTTDLIGVTRGRSFPTDELEHYQAAGCGWVPANSALTPQDIIASTSPWGAYGDLRLIPDLASRVTVGNGPDAAAPALDFIHGDIRETDGRPWAACPRTLLRNEVERYRDELGLQVNAAFEHEFNLHAGFAEHLAFSLEAQRQGAEFGGWLLSALRAGGVEPEMFLPEYGKHQYEITCRPTLGVAAADRAVNVREITREIARQMGLDLSFAPKTAADAVCNGVHLHISLLDLAGQPTLYDAGTSNGLSTLGQHWAAGVLHYLPALCAFTAPTPVSYERLQPHHWSASYACLGQQNREAALRICPTVSLGNKPVAKQYNLEFRAMDATASPHLAMAALLIAGRLGIEQRLALNAITDEIPDSLNDEQRKARGIVALPASLAQALDCLRRSEALVEALPSALLETFFALKTEELALTEQLSPADLCEHYARLY from the coding sequence ATGAGCGAACGCCTGTCGCCATTGCCGATGACCACCATCGTCACCACCGACCTGATCGGCGTCACCCGTGGCCGCTCGTTTCCCACCGATGAGCTGGAGCATTATCAGGCCGCCGGTTGTGGCTGGGTGCCGGCCAACAGCGCGCTGACGCCGCAGGACATTATCGCTTCGACCAGTCCGTGGGGCGCTTATGGCGATCTGCGGCTGATTCCCGATCTGGCCAGCCGCGTCACCGTCGGCAACGGCCCGGACGCCGCAGCGCCAGCGCTGGATTTCATCCATGGCGATATCCGCGAAACCGATGGCCGACCATGGGCCGCCTGCCCGCGCACCCTGTTGCGCAACGAGGTCGAGCGCTATCGCGATGAGCTCGGCTTGCAGGTCAACGCCGCGTTCGAACACGAATTCAATCTGCACGCCGGGTTTGCCGAACACCTGGCGTTCTCGCTGGAGGCCCAGCGTCAGGGCGCCGAATTCGGTGGCTGGCTGCTCAGCGCGTTGCGCGCCGGGGGCGTCGAGCCGGAAATGTTCCTGCCCGAATACGGCAAGCATCAATACGAAATCACCTGCCGCCCGACCCTCGGCGTGGCGGCGGCGGATCGCGCGGTCAATGTGCGCGAGATCACCCGCGAAATCGCCCGGCAGATGGGACTGGACTTGAGCTTCGCACCGAAGACCGCCGCCGACGCGGTTTGCAACGGCGTGCACCTGCACATCAGCCTGCTCGATCTGGCGGGTCAGCCAACGCTTTACGACGCCGGCACCAGCAATGGCCTATCGACCCTCGGCCAACACTGGGCAGCGGGGGTGCTGCATTACTTGCCGGCGCTGTGTGCGTTTACTGCACCGACACCGGTGTCGTATGAACGTTTGCAACCCCACCACTGGAGCGCGTCCTACGCCTGCCTCGGTCAACAGAACCGGGAGGCGGCGCTGCGCATCTGCCCGACCGTGAGCCTGGGCAACAAACCTGTGGCGAAGCAATACAACCTGGAATTCCGCGCCATGGACGCCACCGCCTCGCCGCATCTGGCAATGGCCGCGCTGCTGATCGCCGGACGCCTGGGCATCGAGCAGCGTCTGGCGCTGAATGCGATCACCGATGAAATCCCTGATTCACTCAACGACGAACAACGCAAGGCACGGGGCATCGTTGCCCTGCCCGCCTCCCTGGCCCAGGCACTGGATTGCCTGCGTCGCAGTGAAGCGCTGGTCGAAGCGCTGCCAAGCGCGTTGCTCGAGACTTTTTTCGCCCTTAAAACCGAGGAACTGGCGCTGACGGAACAGCTCTCGCCCGCTGACCTTTGTGAGCACTATGCACGCCTGTACTGA
- a CDS encoding isochorismatase family cysteine hydrolase — MFSLPHRSPRDLPFVTDHTALLLVDMQRAWLEPQFDPHLEGPDAAYFLNRTRSQVVPNQVRLLNAFRDARQNVLHTLIESLTADGRDRSLDHKLSDMHLPKGSPQAQVIAELTPAENEIVLPKTSSGVFNSTNIDYVLRNLETRHLIIAGIVTDQCVDMAVRDAADRGYLVTLVADACATYTEARHDACLNAIKGYCWITDTDTVLGRLQEMQP; from the coding sequence ATGTTCAGCCTTCCCCATCGCTCGCCACGAGACCTGCCGTTTGTCACCGACCACACCGCGCTGTTGTTGGTGGACATGCAGCGCGCCTGGCTCGAGCCGCAGTTCGACCCGCACCTCGAAGGCCCGGACGCCGCGTACTTCCTCAACCGCACGCGCTCGCAAGTGGTGCCCAATCAGGTTCGGCTGCTCAACGCCTTCCGCGACGCACGGCAGAACGTGCTGCACACCCTGATCGAAAGCCTGACCGCCGACGGCCGCGACCGCTCGCTGGATCACAAACTGTCGGACATGCACCTGCCCAAGGGCAGCCCGCAGGCACAGGTCATCGCCGAACTGACTCCTGCTGAAAACGAAATCGTGCTGCCGAAGACCTCATCCGGAGTCTTCAACTCGACCAATATCGACTACGTGCTGCGCAACCTCGAAACCCGCCATCTGATCATCGCCGGGATCGTCACCGATCAGTGCGTGGACATGGCCGTGCGCGACGCCGCCGACCGTGGCTATCTCGTCACGCTGGTGGCCGACGCCTGCGCGACCTACACCGAAGCACGCCACGACGCCTGTCTGAACGCGATCAAGGGCTACTGCTGGATCACCGACACCGACACCGTGCTCGGCCGGTTGCAGGAGATGCAACCATGA